One Aneurinibacillus migulanus genomic region harbors:
- a CDS encoding enoyl-CoA hydratase, translated as MADTQTAEYRNIVYEVDSSVAYVTMNRPNKRNALSLEHMQELIHCFESIAQSKEISVVILKGSGPAFCAGHDLGEMVDQDPVFYRNLFDVCTKMMETIQSIPQPVIAQVHGIATAAGCQLVATCDLAVATDDARFATPGVKIGLFCSTPMVALSRAVGRKKAMEMLLTGEMLSSEDAVMAGLINKAVPADQLEEATKALASKIAQASPFTVGIGKQAFYKQLDMSQSLAYSYAKEVMSLNATAADAKEGICAFLEKRPPNWKGC; from the coding sequence ATGGCAGATACACAGACAGCGGAATACCGTAATATTGTATACGAAGTTGATTCCTCGGTTGCCTACGTAACAATGAACCGGCCAAATAAACGAAATGCTCTTTCTCTGGAGCATATGCAGGAACTAATCCATTGTTTCGAAAGCATTGCACAAAGCAAAGAAATCTCAGTTGTTATTCTAAAAGGAAGCGGTCCGGCTTTTTGTGCAGGTCATGACTTAGGGGAGATGGTAGATCAAGACCCTGTCTTCTACCGCAATCTATTTGATGTATGCACAAAAATGATGGAGACCATCCAATCCATCCCGCAACCGGTTATTGCCCAGGTTCATGGTATTGCCACAGCAGCGGGATGTCAACTGGTGGCTACTTGTGATTTAGCTGTTGCAACGGATGACGCTCGCTTTGCGACGCCTGGCGTAAAAATCGGGTTGTTCTGTTCCACTCCTATGGTAGCGCTTTCCCGTGCAGTAGGGCGTAAGAAAGCAATGGAGATGCTACTGACAGGTGAAATGCTTTCTTCGGAAGATGCCGTCATGGCAGGCTTGATTAACAAAGCTGTACCGGCAGACCAATTGGAGGAAGCAACGAAGGCTTTAGCATCAAAAATCGCTCAGGCCAGTCCGTTTACTGTAGGAATCGGCAAACAAGCTTTCTATAAGCAATTAGATATGTCGCAATCTCTGGCCTATTCCTACGCTAAAGAGGTCATGAGCCTCAATGCTACTGCAGCCGATGCGAAGGAAGGTATCTGTGCATTTCTTGAAAAACGTCCGCCGAACTGGAAAGGCTGTTAA
- a CDS encoding DinB family protein: MKNEFVMKQFAIARSRLLSALENVTEEAASQKPEGFNNNIHWHAGHILLVTEKFFFKAPTGASELPELYDEYFANGTKPEDWKSMPPSLQEIIELLTNQEKRIKETGITNLDRELDSPLNFKSGLKMGTTGELANMAIYHEGVHTGYIYAMKRLVTKQTTNA, from the coding sequence ATGAAAAACGAATTTGTCATGAAACAGTTTGCTATTGCCAGAAGCCGTCTGTTGAGCGCTTTAGAGAACGTAACAGAGGAAGCGGCCAGCCAAAAGCCGGAAGGATTCAACAATAATATCCACTGGCATGCGGGACACATCCTTCTTGTAACAGAGAAATTTTTCTTTAAGGCTCCTACTGGAGCAAGCGAACTTCCTGAGTTGTACGATGAATATTTTGCTAATGGCACGAAGCCGGAGGACTGGAAGAGTATGCCTCCTTCACTGCAGGAAATCATCGAGCTACTTACAAACCAAGAGAAGCGCATAAAGGAAACTGGGATCACTAATCTGGATCGAGAGCTTGATTCTCCACTTAATTTCAAATCTGGACTAAAAATGGGTACGACGGGAGAATTGGCGAATATGGCGATTTACCACGAAGGGGTACATACCGGCTATATTTACGCCATGAAGCGACTCGTCACCAAACAAACAACAAATGCGTAG
- a CDS encoding thioredoxin family protein, whose translation MRQLTEIQEVDTFLSSYKMSFLYISQESCSVCHALLPKVKTMLEAFPRLESVYVRMDDIPEVAGRFSVFTAPTLLLFVEGKEIVRKVRFVVMQELEADIRKYYDLVI comes from the coding sequence ATGCGTCAACTTACGGAAATCCAAGAAGTCGATACCTTTCTTTCTTCATATAAGATGAGCTTTCTATATATTTCTCAAGAATCCTGCAGTGTATGCCATGCCCTGCTGCCAAAGGTGAAAACAATGCTGGAGGCGTTCCCGCGTCTAGAAAGTGTATATGTTCGTATGGATGATATTCCAGAAGTGGCAGGGAGATTCTCGGTCTTTACTGCTCCAACCTTGCTTCTTTTCGTGGAAGGAAAAGAGATCGTACGTAAGGTACGCTTCGTTGTCATGCAAGAATTGGAAGCCGATATAAGAAAGTATTACGATTTAGTTATATAG
- a CDS encoding 5-bromo-4-chloroindolyl phosphate hydrolysis family protein, with protein MKKLLTTVWRIVLSSIIACGSLFLFFFLFSKLFMPAFFASIVVFALSMWISGRRYATSETHDFDMDKQDRAYVKQNLREARRKLKNIRRLQFRIRSITIWQKTSHLYKVARRIFNIVEEQPYRFHSARTFFSSYLDSTITILEKYTFLISQPVRNTEMMMALKKTEAMLDDIIAALEEELMQVLSDDVLNLNVEIETMKKSLDTRPQHTITIPKQEEHKDEIKR; from the coding sequence ATGAAAAAATTGCTGACGACCGTATGGCGCATTGTGCTGTCGAGTATTATCGCATGCGGAAGTTTGTTCTTGTTTTTCTTTTTGTTTAGTAAATTGTTTATGCCCGCTTTTTTCGCAAGTATCGTGGTTTTCGCTCTTTCAATGTGGATAAGTGGTCGACGATATGCGACTTCTGAAACGCATGATTTTGACATGGACAAGCAGGACCGTGCGTACGTGAAACAAAACTTGCGGGAAGCCCGCAGAAAACTGAAGAATATCCGCCGCCTGCAATTCCGCATTCGTTCCATCACTATCTGGCAGAAAACATCACATCTATATAAAGTGGCCCGCCGTATTTTTAACATTGTCGAAGAACAGCCATATCGTTTCCATTCTGCACGTACCTTCTTCTCTAGCTACCTTGATTCTACTATTACCATTCTGGAAAAATATACGTTTTTAATATCACAACCTGTACGAAACACTGAAATGATGATGGCGCTAAAAAAGACAGAAGCGATGTTGGATGACATTATCGCTGCGTTGGAAGAAGAGTTGATGCAGGTACTATCGGATGATGTGCTGAATCTGAACGTGGAAATCGAGACGATGAAAAAATCCCTCGATACGCGGCCGCAGCATACGATTACCATACCGAAACAGGAAGAACATAAGGATGAAATCAAACGATAG
- a CDS encoding toxic anion resistance protein produces the protein MEYSTEYPVSANDANPSLSLEQKMRVKELARLISPAHPHTLVHYGADMQDKLARLADNMLNQVRSHQAEEQIGNVLHALLSKLREINPNELLTPQRGFLARLFGGSPAKVKQKLLVRCQRTNHEMERMADTLERLRHQMLRDTTMLDVLYAKNREYFNELNVYIVAAREKLEEVRECIIPTLRENVEKSGNEPLQVQELMDMERFADRLEKKLQDLLISQTIALQTAPQIRLIQENHGMLMEKIRSSVLSTIPLWKSQMVILLSLLRQQDALIVQRQTSQAVGEALKRNTEMLQKNARQAFDEQDRTIAKLNAFKETQEELMTVLEETLHIQREGSEKRRQIEQELEYIEQGTDDQLSQASHIR, from the coding sequence ATGGAATATTCAACTGAATACCCGGTATCAGCGAACGATGCGAATCCTTCACTTTCATTAGAACAGAAGATGCGGGTAAAAGAATTGGCCCGCTTGATTTCTCCCGCTCATCCGCATACACTCGTGCACTATGGGGCTGACATGCAGGACAAGCTAGCTCGTCTGGCTGATAATATGCTAAATCAGGTGCGCTCCCATCAGGCTGAAGAGCAAATTGGAAATGTCCTACATGCTTTGCTTAGCAAATTACGGGAAATTAATCCAAATGAATTGCTTACACCACAAAGGGGATTTCTTGCCCGCTTATTCGGCGGTTCGCCTGCCAAAGTGAAGCAAAAGCTGCTCGTCCGTTGTCAGAGGACAAACCACGAGATGGAGCGTATGGCGGATACGTTGGAGCGTTTGCGTCATCAAATGCTGCGTGATACTACGATGCTGGATGTATTGTATGCAAAGAATCGGGAGTATTTTAATGAATTAAACGTCTATATTGTAGCAGCCCGCGAGAAATTGGAAGAAGTGCGAGAGTGTATCATTCCTACGCTTAGAGAAAATGTGGAAAAATCCGGGAATGAGCCATTGCAGGTTCAGGAACTGATGGACATGGAGCGGTTTGCCGATCGATTGGAAAAAAAGCTACAAGATTTGTTGATTAGTCAGACTATTGCTTTACAAACCGCACCGCAAATCCGACTGATTCAAGAAAACCATGGAATGTTAATGGAGAAAATCCGTTCCTCTGTTTTGTCCACCATTCCGCTCTGGAAAAGCCAGATGGTTATTCTTCTTTCTTTACTTCGTCAACAGGATGCTCTGATTGTACAAAGACAGACTTCGCAGGCAGTTGGAGAGGCACTTAAGCGCAATACAGAAATGTTACAGAAAAATGCACGGCAAGCGTTTGATGAACAGGATCGGACGATAGCAAAGCTGAATGCGTTTAAAGAAACGCAAGAAGAATTAATGACCGTTCTGGAAGAAACGCTTCATATCCAGCGGGAAGGCAGCGAGAAGCGCCGACAAATCGAACAGGAATTAGAATATATTGAACAAGGAACAGACGATCAACTAAGTCAAGCGAGCCATATTAGATAG
- a CDS encoding DNA-3-methyladenine glycosylase — protein sequence MNKLPRDFYNRDTLNVARDLLGKYLAHKIDGVVREGKIVEVEAYIGPEDKGAHTYNGRRTPRNEAMYGPPGFAYVYLIYGMYNCVNVVTNEAEKPEAVLIRALEPTCGVEQMSMARFGKSELLTSRETISLTNGPGKLCQALGITRTHNGYDLCGETLYITESSKPDEPFETVETTRINIDYAEEAALYPWRFYIKDNPFVSRK from the coding sequence TTGAACAAGCTGCCAAGAGATTTCTACAATCGTGATACGCTAAATGTAGCCCGCGATCTACTGGGAAAGTATCTTGCCCATAAGATAGACGGGGTCGTACGTGAAGGGAAAATCGTTGAAGTGGAAGCATATATCGGCCCGGAAGATAAAGGAGCCCATACGTACAATGGCAGACGAACGCCACGTAATGAGGCAATGTATGGCCCGCCGGGTTTTGCGTATGTATATTTAATTTATGGTATGTACAATTGTGTCAATGTCGTAACCAATGAAGCGGAGAAGCCGGAAGCCGTCTTAATTCGTGCGCTTGAGCCGACCTGTGGGGTTGAACAAATGAGTATGGCAAGGTTCGGAAAATCAGAATTGCTTACATCTCGTGAGACGATAAGCCTAACGAATGGACCAGGAAAGCTCTGCCAGGCGCTTGGCATTACCCGTACTCATAATGGATACGACTTATGCGGTGAGACATTATACATCACGGAGTCGTCAAAACCAGATGAACCTTTTGAAACGGTGGAGACAACGCGGATTAATATTGATTACGCAGAGGAAGCAGCGCTGTACCCATGGCGCTTTTATATAAAGGATAATCCTTTCGTGTCCCGTAAATAG
- a CDS encoding ribonuclease Z translates to MLDIALLGCGGTMPLPKRWLTAMLASYNGKMVLIDCGEGTQVTMKMLGWGFKSIEAICFTHYHADHVAGLPGLLFAIANAGRTEPLLLVGPPGLAEVVRGMTVIAPYLPYELHLAEISDEKAGEYRIANFIVRTLPVYHTVPCVGYTLEIERSRKFDPAKAAELGIPVPFWGRLQKEETIIYEDRTFTPDMVLGTPRRGLKVAYCTDTRPIDGLADFIQGADLFIGEGMYGDAESLPKAEEHRHMLFEEAAALAQKGGVKELWLTHYSPSLHEPEEYIEAALRIFPGTKLGHDRMTTTLVFDKE, encoded by the coding sequence ATGTTAGATATTGCCTTACTGGGCTGCGGCGGGACGATGCCGCTCCCGAAGCGCTGGCTTACAGCCATGCTTGCGTCATACAACGGCAAGATGGTGTTGATTGACTGTGGAGAAGGAACGCAAGTAACAATGAAGATGTTGGGCTGGGGTTTTAAATCAATTGAGGCCATTTGCTTCACGCATTATCATGCCGATCATGTGGCGGGCTTACCGGGACTTTTATTCGCCATTGCGAATGCCGGCAGGACAGAACCATTACTCTTGGTAGGCCCGCCTGGATTAGCTGAGGTTGTACGAGGAATGACAGTTATTGCACCGTATCTTCCCTATGAGCTTCATTTGGCGGAGATTTCCGATGAAAAGGCTGGAGAATATCGAATTGCGAATTTTATTGTGCGAACGCTTCCGGTATATCATACGGTTCCGTGTGTCGGTTATACGTTGGAAATCGAGCGAAGTCGCAAGTTCGATCCCGCAAAAGCGGCCGAATTGGGCATTCCTGTACCTTTCTGGGGACGCCTTCAGAAAGAAGAAACAATTATATACGAAGATCGGACGTTTACACCGGATATGGTACTTGGAACGCCGCGCAGAGGCTTGAAAGTCGCATATTGTACTGACACGCGACCGATAGATGGACTTGCCGATTTTATTCAGGGAGCTGACCTGTTCATTGGCGAAGGCATGTATGGAGATGCCGAGAGCCTTCCGAAAGCCGAGGAACATAGGCATATGCTGTTTGAAGAGGCAGCAGCCTTGGCTCAAAAGGGCGGCGTGAAAGAGCTATGGTTGACTCACTATAGTCCTTCCTTGCATGAGCCAGAAGAATATATCGAGGCTGCTCTCCGAATTTTTCCGGGGACGAAGCTGGGCCATGACCGCATGACGACAACGCTCGTTTTTGATAAAGAGTAA
- a CDS encoding cupin domain-containing protein, with the protein MKVAELKSVLGQQDIGKMNVLEFAKGAVINLQLKAGQSIGRHHTPSDAIVHVVSGRVRFGIGEETVELTRDVVLHMNPKEEHELEAVEDTSLLVIKIGDDTTCGKEKFLSRPKS; encoded by the coding sequence ATGAAAGTAGCGGAGCTAAAAAGCGTATTGGGCCAACAGGATATTGGTAAAATGAATGTACTTGAATTTGCAAAAGGGGCCGTTATCAACCTACAATTGAAGGCTGGGCAAAGCATCGGCCGCCATCATACGCCGAGTGACGCAATCGTGCATGTAGTGTCTGGCCGGGTACGATTTGGTATTGGAGAAGAGACAGTAGAATTAACGCGAGATGTCGTTCTACACATGAATCCGAAGGAAGAGCACGAGCTGGAAGCAGTAGAGGATACAAGTTTGTTAGTCATTAAGATAGGTGACGATACGACATGCGGCAAGGAGAAGTTCTTATCGAGACCTAAGTCATAA
- the hcp gene encoding hydroxylamine reductase, with product MFCYQCEQTPNGGCKVIGVCGKNEDIASLQDTIIFGLKGIAAYATHARQLGYSDPFVDATTHEALYLTLTNSNFNMQEHINMAMKVGQATVRVMDMLDRAHTDHLGIPQPIRVSQNKIEGKCIVVTGHNLFALEQLLKQTEGKGINIYTHSEMLPAHGYPELKKYPHLKGNIGKAWFDQRRLFEDFPGAILATTNCVMPIKGTYADRFFSYEVAGLEGVTKILHDDFTPIIERALELPEANIESDQTLLTGFHHETVLGIAPEIIDAVKAGKIKRFFVIAGCDAPGKGGEYYRELATSLPPEAVILTTSCGKFRFNDVDYGTVPGTNIPRYIDLGQCNNSGSTVKIAMALADAFGCEINELPVSIVLSWFEQKAVAILLGLFSLGIQDIRIGPKPPEFITPGVLNVLQEAFGLKLIGTAQEDMETMLAL from the coding sequence ATGTTCTGTTATCAATGTGAACAAACGCCAAACGGGGGATGTAAAGTTATCGGGGTATGTGGAAAGAACGAGGACATCGCAAGCTTACAGGATACTATCATTTTCGGTTTAAAAGGAATTGCAGCCTATGCGACGCACGCGCGTCAGCTCGGCTATTCCGATCCGTTCGTGGATGCTACGACACACGAAGCGCTGTACCTTACACTAACCAACTCTAATTTCAATATGCAAGAACATATTAATATGGCGATGAAAGTCGGCCAGGCAACCGTACGTGTCATGGATATGCTGGATCGTGCCCATACGGACCACCTTGGTATTCCGCAACCAATTCGCGTATCACAAAATAAAATCGAAGGCAAGTGCATTGTCGTTACCGGACATAACCTCTTTGCTCTGGAGCAGTTGTTGAAGCAAACAGAAGGTAAAGGCATCAATATTTATACCCATTCCGAAATGCTACCTGCCCACGGGTATCCGGAGCTTAAGAAATATCCACATCTGAAAGGTAACATAGGTAAAGCATGGTTCGATCAACGGCGTCTCTTTGAAGACTTCCCAGGCGCTATCCTGGCTACGACCAACTGTGTAATGCCAATTAAAGGAACATATGCGGATCGTTTCTTCTCTTATGAGGTGGCTGGATTGGAAGGCGTAACAAAAATTCTGCATGACGATTTTACACCGATTATCGAACGGGCGCTAGAGCTTCCAGAAGCCAATATTGAGTCTGATCAGACCTTACTGACAGGCTTCCACCACGAGACAGTGCTAGGCATCGCGCCAGAGATTATCGACGCAGTCAAAGCGGGAAAAATCAAACGCTTCTTCGTTATCGCAGGATGCGATGCACCGGGTAAAGGCGGGGAATACTATCGCGAACTCGCTACATCCTTGCCGCCGGAAGCGGTCATTCTAACAACATCTTGTGGTAAGTTTCGCTTCAATGATGTGGACTATGGTACCGTTCCCGGCACGAACATTCCACGCTACATCGATCTTGGCCAATGCAATAACTCAGGTTCCACAGTGAAAATCGCCATGGCACTGGCCGATGCATTTGGCTGCGAAATCAATGAGCTGCCTGTCAGCATCGTTCTATCTTGGTTTGAGCAAAAGGCGGTAGCCATCCTGCTCGGATTGTTCAGTCTAGGAATTCAGGATATACGCATCGGTCCGAAACCACCGGAATTTATCACACCGGGTGTATTGAATGTACTTCAGGAAGCCTTCGGTCTGAAACTCATCGGTACTGCTCAGGAAGATATGGAGACTATGCTTGCTCTTTAG
- a CDS encoding HAD family hydrolase has translation MREKKYSYGIIFDMDNTLLQSAIDFTKMKRSVFELLVDDGLCAPNLDWHSHTASQLIEMARQSGKLKQETEARIWDAVTECEKQGMHGAQLEPYVPEVLAELCEDCHLVVLTNNACIAAQEALKETGIGHYFDHIVGREQMTALKPSASGVYYVLDHYPDVPAENWMFVGDSWIDGKAAKEGNIAFIAYKGNRNQMEKNEVYPVAHIEDMRELMDSLMWRKEQV, from the coding sequence ATGAGAGAAAAAAAGTATAGCTATGGAATTATTTTCGACATGGATAACACGTTGCTCCAGTCTGCCATCGATTTCACAAAAATGAAACGCTCAGTGTTTGAATTACTGGTAGATGATGGCTTATGTGCACCGAATTTAGATTGGCACAGCCATACCGCCTCCCAGTTGATCGAGATGGCACGGCAGTCCGGTAAACTGAAACAGGAAACGGAGGCGCGCATTTGGGATGCGGTAACCGAGTGCGAGAAACAAGGAATGCATGGAGCACAGTTGGAACCGTACGTACCGGAAGTACTGGCGGAATTATGCGAGGATTGCCATCTTGTCGTCTTAACCAATAATGCTTGCATAGCAGCACAGGAAGCATTAAAAGAGACAGGCATCGGTCATTATTTTGACCATATTGTCGGCCGAGAGCAGATGACGGCCCTTAAACCTTCGGCTTCTGGTGTATACTATGTCTTGGATCACTATCCAGATGTACCAGCAGAGAATTGGATGTTTGTAGGTGATTCGTGGATTGATGGCAAGGCGGCCAAAGAAGGGAACATTGCATTTATCGCCTATAAGGGCAATCGTAATCAAATGGAAAAGAACGAGGTTTATCCTGTCGCCCATATTGAAGATATGCGAGAACTAATGGATTCTTTGATGTGGAGGAAGGAACAAGTGTAA
- a CDS encoding thioredoxin-like domain-containing protein, translating into MRAPEFPKDVQWLNTERPLSLSMLKGHVVLLDFWTYCCINCLHVLPDLSWLEEKHHDEPFVVIGVHTAKFDNEKDADNIRHAIQRYEIGHPVVVDNHRRIWESYTVKAWPSFVVIDPDGRIIGMTSGEGKRDILDDWVKQGLTEGRRRGSIAKEKIDIHVSTQPKHDLSFPGKLAYNPENGRLFISDTNHHRILEIEKTGRASASITRIIGSGKAGREDGSFSTSSFFRPQGLAYRAEKLYVCDTDNHLIREVNLTTETVCTLGGTGEQGWYGEKGGPALETRLNSPWDVVAQDDGLYIAMAGPHQLWRFDYSTGVVDVFAGSGQENIWDGVADEALLAQPSGIDADEEWLYFADSETSALRKARRKDGNVVTLVGSGLFDFGLQDGPFFVAQLQHPLGVAYHGRKVYVADTYNHAIRVAYLEEGYMETLIGRPKKTTCTIEGEECSALPLNEPNDVLVVGSTLYVADTNNHLIRLVDLRTKELHTLYIE; encoded by the coding sequence ATGAGAGCACCGGAATTTCCCAAGGATGTACAATGGTTAAATACGGAGCGTCCGCTTTCTTTATCCATGCTGAAGGGGCATGTTGTACTGTTGGATTTCTGGACGTATTGCTGCATTAATTGCTTGCATGTACTCCCAGATCTCTCCTGGCTAGAGGAAAAGCACCACGATGAGCCGTTTGTTGTCATCGGCGTACATACAGCCAAGTTTGATAACGAGAAAGATGCAGATAATATTAGGCACGCCATTCAGCGGTACGAGATTGGTCATCCTGTAGTTGTTGACAACCACCGCCGAATATGGGAGTCATATACAGTGAAGGCGTGGCCTTCTTTTGTAGTTATTGATCCAGATGGTCGTATTATTGGCATGACATCAGGTGAAGGGAAGCGAGACATACTGGATGATTGGGTTAAACAAGGGCTTACGGAGGGAAGGCGAAGAGGTTCAATCGCCAAGGAAAAAATCGACATACATGTCTCTACGCAGCCCAAGCATGACCTCTCGTTTCCAGGGAAGCTAGCATACAATCCGGAAAATGGACGATTATTCATCAGCGATACGAATCATCATCGAATTCTGGAAATAGAGAAAACCGGAAGAGCGAGTGCATCTATTACACGTATCATCGGTTCGGGAAAAGCTGGGAGAGAGGATGGAAGCTTCAGCACCTCTTCATTCTTTCGCCCGCAAGGATTGGCGTATCGCGCGGAAAAGTTATATGTATGTGATACGGATAATCATCTGATTCGAGAAGTGAATCTGACTACGGAGACAGTATGTACGCTTGGTGGCACCGGTGAACAAGGCTGGTATGGCGAAAAGGGAGGTCCGGCGTTAGAGACACGGCTGAACTCGCCTTGGGACGTCGTAGCACAAGATGATGGGCTTTATATCGCAATGGCAGGGCCCCATCAGCTCTGGCGCTTTGATTATTCGACCGGAGTAGTTGATGTATTCGCCGGTAGCGGCCAGGAGAACATCTGGGACGGAGTGGCTGACGAAGCGCTTCTTGCCCAGCCAAGTGGTATTGATGCAGATGAGGAGTGGCTGTATTTTGCGGATAGCGAAACGTCTGCACTTCGTAAAGCAAGACGTAAGGATGGAAATGTAGTAACACTTGTAGGAAGCGGCCTGTTTGATTTCGGGCTGCAGGACGGGCCGTTTTTCGTGGCACAGCTCCAACATCCACTGGGGGTAGCGTACCATGGGAGGAAGGTGTATGTAGCCGATACGTACAATCATGCGATTCGTGTTGCCTATTTGGAAGAAGGGTATATGGAGACACTCATAGGGCGTCCTAAGAAAACTACTTGTACGATAGAGGGAGAAGAATGTAGTGCCTTACCGTTGAACGAGCCGAATGATGTGTTGGTTGTCGGAAGCACGCTCTATGTGGCTGATACGAACAATCATCTGATTCGATTGGTAGATTTACGGACGAAAGAATTGCATACGCTTTATATTGAATAG
- the ybaK gene encoding Cys-tRNA(Pro) deacylase — MAQKTNAARQLDQMKISYELGEYTVDESDLSAGAVAAKIGVPLKQVYKTLVARGDKTGVMLACIPGDKELDLKALATVSGNKKAEVVPLKEVQPLTGYIRGGVSPLGLKKKYPIFLEEAALQHDTISISAGVRGCQIILNPQDLLTAVKATCGNISKTEAT, encoded by the coding sequence ATGGCACAAAAAACGAATGCGGCACGGCAACTCGATCAGATGAAAATTTCGTATGAACTGGGTGAATATACAGTAGATGAGTCAGATCTGTCTGCAGGGGCAGTAGCAGCAAAAATCGGTGTTCCGCTCAAACAGGTGTATAAAACGCTGGTAGCTCGCGGTGATAAAACCGGTGTTATGCTCGCGTGCATCCCAGGCGATAAAGAATTAGACCTGAAGGCTCTTGCTACCGTTAGCGGCAATAAAAAAGCAGAAGTCGTCCCATTGAAGGAAGTCCAGCCTCTCACCGGCTATATCCGGGGCGGTGTGTCTCCACTCGGTCTAAAAAAGAAATATCCTATCTTCCTCGAAGAAGCGGCTCTTCAGCATGATACTATCTCCATTAGTGCCGGTGTTCGTGGCTGTCAGATTATCCTGAATCCACAGGACTTACTTACAGCCGTCAAAGCCACTTGCGGCAACATTTCCAAAACAGAGGCCACATAA
- a CDS encoding ATP-binding protein has translation MYRKGEIHFSEDTPFGVRDGLILEHYGVNELHFDSVKSYRNRFMAVKPNHPWNGLETKEFLYKIGAWGKLRDSGREGLTLAGLLMFSEERVITEVLPHYFLEYRDDTHTFGDERWSDRVTSQDGTWTGNLHDFYFMVMPRLTSGLQVPFQLQGTVRHDETAVHTALREALVNAIVHADYEGERGIVVERERTSFAFSNPGLLRVPISQALEGGVSDLRNPNLCKMFLLIGLGERAGSGLFNIRQTWRDREWEIPQFLQQETPARTTFILRMISVDTQENEEKFRTIGDSYNKKHGSVNKESDSDNIDFKSLNNVLSSFNKENKSLNNEFISYNKEDNSGNKKGNFYNNEMKSLNNVDLADSTDGETDLEEKEGLEGGEGTEEELWKISELARKRKRLSPKVMEEIIVRLCVHRPLRLKELADMLERTPDGLRNNYLAKLLREGRIRLKYPDQVNHPKQAYITVR, from the coding sequence GTGTACAGAAAAGGAGAGATTCATTTTTCCGAAGATACGCCGTTTGGCGTTCGAGACGGCCTTATTCTGGAGCATTACGGAGTCAATGAGCTGCATTTCGATTCCGTAAAGAGCTACCGGAACCGCTTCATGGCGGTAAAGCCAAATCACCCCTGGAACGGACTTGAGACGAAAGAATTCCTGTATAAAATCGGCGCCTGGGGCAAACTGCGTGATAGCGGTAGGGAAGGGCTAACGCTTGCTGGTCTGCTCATGTTCAGCGAAGAAAGGGTCATTACTGAGGTGCTGCCTCATTATTTTCTTGAATACCGTGATGACACTCATACATTTGGTGATGAACGGTGGTCCGACCGTGTAACATCGCAGGATGGAACATGGACTGGAAATCTGCATGACTTTTACTTTATGGTTATGCCGCGTTTGACCTCAGGCTTACAAGTTCCATTCCAGCTGCAGGGAACGGTACGACACGATGAGACGGCTGTACATACTGCGTTGCGCGAAGCGCTGGTAAATGCGATTGTACACGCGGATTACGAGGGAGAGCGCGGGATTGTAGTAGAGCGGGAGAGGACAAGCTTTGCGTTTTCAAATCCGGGGCTGTTGCGTGTACCGATATCTCAGGCACTTGAAGGCGGAGTTAGCGATTTGCGTAATCCAAACCTGTGTAAGATGTTTTTGCTTATCGGCCTTGGTGAACGAGCAGGCTCAGGACTTTTCAATATTCGACAAACTTGGCGAGATAGAGAGTGGGAAATTCCACAATTTTTGCAGCAGGAGACACCTGCCCGTACTACCTTTATTCTACGAATGATATCGGTTGATACCCAAGAGAATGAAGAGAAATTCCGAACAATAGGGGACTCCTATAATAAAAAACATGGGTCCGTAAATAAAGAAAGTGACTCCGATAATATCGATTTTAAGTCCTTAAATAACGTTCTAAGCTCCTTTAATAAAGAAAATAAGTCCTTAAATAATGAATTTATCTCCTATAATAAAGAAGACAACTCCGGTAATAAAAAGGGGAACTTCTATAATAATGAAATGAAGTCCTTAAATAATGTTGATCTCGCTGATTCTACAGATGGGGAAACGGATCTGGAAGAGAAGGAGGGATTAGAAGGTGGAGAGGGGACTGAAGAAGAGTTATGGAAGATTTCTGAATTGGCACGGAAGCGTAAACGGCTGAGCCCGAAAGTAATGGAAGAGATTATTGTTCGGTTATGTGTACATAGGCCATTGCGATTAAAGGAATTGGCAGACATGCTGGAGAGAACGCCAGATGGTTTGCGAAACAACTATTTAGCGAAGCTGTTACGTGAGGGTCGTATTCGTCTTAAATACCCGGATCAGGTGAATCACCCGAAACAAGCATATATAACAGTTAGATAA